The following nucleotide sequence is from Cucumis melo cultivar AY chromosome 1, USDA_Cmelo_AY_1.0, whole genome shotgun sequence.
gaagaagaaagcaGAATAATTGAAGAAGCACCGTCAAAAAGTAgcggaggaggaggaggaggctGGGGTGGTTGGGGATTCTCAGCGTTTTCTGTTCTCTCAGATCTCCAGAAAGCAGCCGAAGAGATCTCCCGAAATGTATGTGTATTTTATCTGTTTTTATTACCATTTCAACATTGTTGTAATTGCGTGAATTAGGTCGTGGAACTTGCTTCGTTATTCGAATTTCTGTTGTTAGGATCACGAGGCTGATAGGTTTAAGTACTGAATCTCATTATTAGTCTATAACGGGTTCTATATTGGGGAAATGCTGTTCGGTTTTCAGGCATTTTGGTAGCGCTGCTGAAATTAGAGATAAAGTCGGTTCTGTTTTGGTGTTCTTGGTTTAGGAGCCTTTGATTACCAGCTTCTTAATGAGTTTATTTCCTGTAAATCAACTTTAAATGACTATCTTTAATAGAATGCTTTCATGTGAtcctatttatttttgttaacaAAGCAATTTGTTGCGCACACGAATATAAAACTGAGGGAGCAATTTGTTGAATTTAAGTTAGGGAAATATTTATCTTATTATGATGTTAACAACTGAGGGAGCAAAATAATGGTTAGTGACCCTTTTTTCCTGGTTCGTGTGTGTGTGGACAAttgcaggctgctgctgctgctcAGACAGCAGCTAAAAGCATTGTAGACTTGAAAAATGAAGATGAGCATGGGGAGCCTTCCAAGGAGAAAGAAGTAGGAGATTCTGCAGAAGAAAGTGAAAGCGAAGACGACAATGATAAGTTACGAAAATCTGCTTTGGATAAATTAGAGAAGGCTAGCGAGGATTCAGTTTTTGGCCAGGCAAGTTATATAAGATCAGGGTTACACAATGAAATAATTTTGTCTTTTGATGGATGAAAATCTTTATATTTTCCATGAATTTGTCTAAAAGATTCTATATATGATTATTCTCTTGCACCCACATTGACAAGAACCAAGTGGAATTGATGTTAGTAAACTGTGAGGAAGTCCTCATAGATCTCTAGTGCTCAACTCAAACCAAAAGACGGATTCAACTCAAATAAAAGGTAGAGACCAACGGATTTGATGTCTTGTTTCACATCCTCAAGGGGTTCCATGATCATATCACACACGTTGGATATCCATGTCAGAATTGCCCAATACAGCTCTATGTTTTCTAGCTTTATTTTGTCCTACTAAGAACGTATTGCTGTTTCCTTAGTCCTTGCATCTCATCTAGTATTTTGTGACAGATCTTTGATATTTAGTTTTCGATTACTTTCAATATACCTTTTCTATTTTCTTAGCACACCTTCTCTTTATACTGGGTGTAGACACGACACAGAGAGTAACTATGAATTAACTCAGTGATCTGTGATTATTCTACTGATTGGATGTTAATGTGGTACTTGATCCCAATGTGATAGCTCTCATTATCTATTCTGGTTTTGTGATTAAGCATCTGGGTTGGCAACTCAAATCTCTCATTACAATAATTACAGGGCTTAAAGGTTCTAGATACTTCTGTGGAGAATATAGCTTCAGGAGCATGGAAAGCCCTGGGAAGTGCATTAAGAGGGGGCAGCGATTTTGTTCACAAGTATGTCTATGTTCTTGAATGGTAGTTTGAAGTTTAAACAAATTACACAACTTAGCAAATGTTTTCTTTGACCATATGCTGCAATATACAGCTTTTTTCTGGCTATGTCCTGAATTGAAAAGGCATATAATTTTGCAAATTTGTCAAAAGCTGTGATGGATTAATGTCTCCTTAGGTTGGATTTGCTCTGAACTCGGATGATAAAAGTTTCTGTGGATAAAATTCTGATGATAGAAGTTGAAAGCTTGAATTATCAATATGCCTCTATTGCACTGACACTCTATCATGTTGTTGCTTTGATCTCTAAGGAGTAATATTCTATAGTTGTTCCCTAGGCTTGAGAACTCAGCTGCAAATATTGCTGAAACCATTCAACATCAAGGAATACCAGCAGCAGCTGGTTCTGTTGCACCATCGTTGTTGGAGGTGTGTATcctttatcatttttctttttgattttttaGTACGAAACAGTGATAATTTCATTGATTGTagggtatttttaaaaaaatatgaattaGCGGGTGGAGCAAGGTGGTCTTGCTACAAGGACAAGGACATGTTAAGCACAGAATTCTGTTGGGGTTAATCTAACGACTTAAAGTTTCCCTACTCAAACGATGCTCTTTCTTAATTTATCAATTGATAGATTACTTTCTAGAATAGTATCATGAGTTTAACTAGTAGTTCACCGGCACACTAAACTTATGCATCATGATTAATAGGTCCAGAGTACTACTTAAATTACTATTGAAGAAATAATTTCTCTACTTTGACATTACTTGAATAATTAAACTATAGACTATAGATGCCAACATGAGATTAGCTCAGTTGGTTAAGATGTtacatcatcatcttcaatgttAAAGGTTCAAATCCTCACCAccactaaaaaaaatcattgaacTATGTAAGAGTATGATACATTTTTGGGAACAAAAATTGGTTTCTTTATATTATACGTATGAAAaaattaattcttttaattttttttctcctgTAAGGCAAAGTAAAAGTAGTATAAAAGTAAGTTAAATAAAGGGTGTTATAAAATAATCAGAAGAAAGCTTGAAAAATCATTTACTCTCTTTACAATCAGTATAGTAATATATTTCTTAAAAACTTCTATTATTTTCTCTGATGAAATCCTTTGAGAAATAGCGAATACTGGATTCTGTGAAATCTTGTTCTGTTTTGACTTTTCCCGTATGATCTGAGAATTTATTTGTGTTACAGAGAGGGAAAGCTCTCACAACAAAGGGAATGGAAGTTCTTGAGCTTGTTGGAAGGGAAACCATGGATTTACTGATTACAGAGACTGGCATTGAAGTTGAGAAGACCTCTAATGAGAGCGAACCACAGGCCAAGGAGGATCATTTAGAAGATGATGAAGTAACATTTGATCGATGCTTTTATATATATGGAGGTCCAGAACAGTTAGAGGTCACTATCTAATTTGGGAAgttgaataattatattatggtgCTGCTCTATTAAACCAGTGTGGTTTCTTTTTTGCAGGAGTTGGAGGCCCTATCCAACCACTATACTTTATTATATAACcgaaggaaaggaaaactatcTCAGGACCAGAAATCTGTACTTGATGGAAAGCTTAAACAGGTCCAACAAATTTTTAGTTTGGGTAATGCAATTGAAGGAAACAGTTCAAAATCAGAAAAAGGTAAAAAGTTGGAAGTTGGGGAAGAGGGAAATGATGAGATGAAGAGTTTATATGATTCTAGTGTCAGCAAGGCTGCTGAAATGGCTGCGGGGTAAAATTCTCCTTGAAATGCTTGTGCTGAATTTTGGTTTAACATTTATTGTACTGAATGAAGTTCATTGGCACTCTTGTAGCGTATGGATGCCTTAATGCTCTTTAATCACTTGCAGGTATGGAAGTTCCATAGCCGAACTTGCTGTTCCTGAAATAATGCAGAGGACCGTTGACAAATTAGAATCACTTCATTCAGAAGGAATTCATGTGAGATATAaagactttcttttctttatcatATGGCACTGTTTGTAAACATTCCAGCTGAAACATTTAGTATTAATCGAATGGCGCTGTTTATAAACATTCCTGGTCACATATAACATTGGATGTGGTGCCGTGGTATCTGACTATAAGTTCATTATATTTTCATTTGCAGAGGCTCTCAGAAATGTGTTATTTTGCGGTGTCTCAATTGCTGATGCTTGGAAAATCCATTATAACAAATGCTAACAAAGTCGAGGATGATGACGATGATGAGGATGCTGTAAAAATCCAATGGCCCGAAGATTCTGTTGAAAAAGCTGAAATCATTAGATTAAAGGCTTTATCCATGATAGAATATGTAGATGCACTATCCAAAAGCTTCATTACAGGTTGGCCTTCTTTTTATAACCTGTCCTAATTCCGATATTAGCCAAATATGACATGACGTGGATCTAGTGGGAAAGGCCCCTGGGACAATAAAAGACTTTGAGGGAATAGATTCAGTTCACAGTGGCCACCTAATTAAGATTTAattctttagttttttttacACTAAAATGTTGTAAGATTAGGTGCTTGTTCTGTGAAATTAGTCTAGGTTGAAATGGACATGACTTTCTTGATGAGATGTTATGCGAGTGTActtattatcattataatttGTATTGCTTTATTATACTTCACATACTTTCTTAACTAAAAAAGAATTGCCTcaaaaaaaatgttttgaaaGGACTGAAGATAGAAAAGGTGGAAACCATTCTCTTGATTTTGATCTATCCATTAACATTTCCATCCTTTCATCAGATATAAACATGGAATTTATATAGATTATGGTCAACAATCATTATgattccttttcttttacttttaaacATGGCTTTTATATAGATTATGGTCAACAATTATGGATTGGCCTACCGgtaaaaagggaaagaaaagaaaatcagtCTCAATAACTCGCTAATAGGTCATGGATTCAATCCATGGTGACCATCTTGctagaaattaatttttaatgaGTTTTTTGGACACTCAAATGTTGTAGTAGGGTCAGGCGGGTTGGTCGAGGTGTGAGTAAGCTAGTCTAGATACTCACTTATATAAAAGAAATCGATTATGGTCCGGCTTGTGTTTAGTTATTATACAACCTGAATCTAAATCCTCTTTTCAGGTCTTTCTGATGTGTCGAAGGCATATCAAGCTGCCTTGAGCGCTGCCCCATCTGATTCTCACAAAAGTCCTCTGCAAAAATCAGTACAAGACAAGGCCAATGCCTTCTCCGAGCATCTTCAGGCCGATCAAACCACAGCTTTCTGCAAAATCCAGGATGGCCTTCAATACTTGTCTTATCTTGTTCTCTCAACCTCAATGCCAGCTGCTTAATTAATCGTAGGCCCCAAACATTTTCGTGAGCATTTCCTCCCCTAGTTACTGTAAATAGCTGCACTTGAGATTGAGTTCGATCCCTACTCGCTTAATGTAAACTTTGTGCAGCGGTTTCGGCATTGAAACTCATGAATTTGGAGCAAAGGTTTTTTCTATTTGATCCAAGTTTCTGCTGgtatgttttgatttttttagttCGACAATTCCCACAAGACTTTTGTGGAAGATTGGCATGGGAAAAGATAACAAGAATTGTGGTCTGCCTTGTTTATGCTGTGGAAATGAACAGAAATAtcaaaatggaaagaaattttcaaacttTAGTTTATCAAGGTTTTGTTTGGTTAACAATCCatattttgtttcaaaatttaaaattttcaaaaaaaaaaaaaaagaaaaaagaaaaagaaaaagaaaaagaactggttaaaaaataacaataacttTCATGCATGCAACAATGCATAAATCTATCTTCAAAATTCACAGTAAAGATACcgtaaataaaaaagaaaacaataaacttccattgaaatttaattttaagatttatttaaaaggagatcttgaaataatagaaaaaattaaCCAATTATTTACGCTCCATTAAAACTATAAAAGATCAAACTCGATCTTATTATAAATTGTAAATGTTTtatcaaaatattatattatgttTTTTACTATTTCTATTTTCATATAAAATGTGTAGACTGCAATTGAGGAATAGTAGAATATTCCATTATTTGGGTTACAATTGCATTACTAATCTTGTTTAACAacaattaaaactaaaattccCCGCAAATTACAAATTCACAAAATTGGTTTGACAAATCAATTTTCTCCATCAACCATGAAGATTACTGCAATTACGTCCACATTCACTCCTCCTAACTCCTTAACGACAACAATGGCGATAATAATCTCACCAACCATTGCTTTCCACTTACACTTTCATCCTACACGCTTCAACCATGGAAGACACCTTGGTCGTGGATTCTACCTTCATCCAACCCATCCACCACCGCCCCAAGCTCCCACCATTCCAACTCACTGATCAAGTCCCAACCATAGATCTCTCTATCTCCCTCTCTCGCACCACCCAACACCTTGTCTCCGAAATAGCCTCTGCCTGCCAGAACTGGGGTTTCTTCCAGGTAATCAATCATGGAGTTTCCCTCGAGAAGCTCGCGCGAATCCAGAAAGCTGCCAAGTTATTTTTCGACCAGACGGTGGAGGAGAAAAGGAAGGTGAAGAGAGATTCAGGTAATGCTGTGGGATTTTATGACGGTGAGAACACGAAAAACGTTAGGGATTGGAAGGAGGTCTTTGATTTCTTGGTTAAGGATGGGACGTTCTTTCCAGCTTCGCATGATCCAAATGATACGAAATTGAGGGTATTGTTTAATCAGTGGCCGGAATATCCCCCTGGATTTAGGTAATTGGCATTTCTGTTCAAATTGTTCCTTGTCTTCAATTAAATGCATGCAGAGGACagatcccatgcatattgtagAAATTTAGTTCATGCATGTTTTGTTATCTATATTTGGATTACTTGAAGAGAATAAAAGAATTTGACACACCAACTTTTTGTATAAATTCCCCTCTGAAACTCTGATCTTGTATTTCCTTCATCTACT
It contains:
- the LOC103495203 gene encoding uncharacterized protein LOC103495203, with product MEDEKKPLTAATEPPNKQVQEIEEESRIIEEAPSKSSGGGGGGWGGWGFSAFSVLSDLQKAAEEISRNAAAAAQTAAKSIVDLKNEDEHGEPSKEKEVGDSAEESESEDDNDKLRKSALDKLEKASEDSVFGQGLKVLDTSVENIASGAWKALGSALRGGSDFVHKLENSAANIAETIQHQGIPAAAGSVAPSLLERGKALTTKGMEVLELVGRETMDLLITETGIEVEKTSNESEPQAKEDHLEDDEVTFDRCFYIYGGPEQLEELEALSNHYTLLYNRRKGKLSQDQKSVLDGKLKQVQQIFSLGNAIEGNSSKSEKGKKLEVGEEGNDEMKSLYDSSVSKAAEMAAGYGSSIAELAVPEIMQRTVDKLESLHSEGIHRLSEMCYFAVSQLLMLGKSIITNANKVEDDDDDEDAVKIQWPEDSVEKAEIIRLKALSMIEYVDALSKSFITGLSDVSKAYQAALSAAPSDSHKSPLQKSVQDKANAFSEHLQADQTTAFCKIQDGLQYLSYLVLSTSMPAA